In one Diprion similis isolate iyDipSimi1 chromosome 6, iyDipSimi1.1, whole genome shotgun sequence genomic region, the following are encoded:
- the LOC124406800 gene encoding coiled-coil domain-containing protein 42 homolog: protein MAPHVKNSKNLIHRAQITTDPQKAIAEYFISKAESRNIKKLSEWDVARISPAAELVKARRELDLAENQLIEKQQEQIEKRKEMDKHWAELRRKELIFRQSFQKFNKFAKENQEKRERAEHKIAEELLLQNKRREEIKEMESKLNDMKEIKKSMEKHVADYGMYQEYLEKVISETGQFQSISEILTRYESLTEARKELSERQDENLQALEDASTEMVRLTDDKAQKLINLNNKLADLQGRYDKAKVNALRWETAVQRIKETTAAKHLELTQVRACCWNVYQQICRRKGIPVEVDRDDVEHQLVHIKRTILELKRIVRVARRKAQTEAKSKDA, encoded by the exons ATGGCGCCAcatgtgaaaaattcaaagaatctCATTCATCGTGCGCAAATCACTACCGACCCGCAAAAGGCTATAGCGGAATATTTCATATCCAAGGCAGAAAGCAGGAATATAAA AAAATTGTCAGAGTGGGACGTTGCTCGAATAAGTCCGGCAGCCGAATTGGTGAAGGCACGTCGCGAATTAGACCTAGCCGAGAATCAACTAATAGAGAAACAACAGGAGCagattgagaaaagaaaagaaatggataAGCACTGGGCAGAACTGAGGAGGAAGGAGCTTATTTTCCGTCAGTCGTttcaaaagtttaataaatttgccaaggaaaatcaagaaaaacgagaaaggGCTGAACATAAAATTGCTGAGGAGCTTTTGCTGCAAAACAAACGACGAGAAGAG ATAAAGGAGATGGAATCGAAATTGAACGacatgaaagaaataaaaaagagcaTGGAAAAACACGTGGCAGATTACGGTATGTATCAAGAATATTTGGAGAAAGTGATCTCTGAGACGGGGCAATTTCAGTCGATATCCGAGATTCTTACGCGATACGAAAGCTTAACCGAGGCTAGAAAAGAACTTTCCGAACGAcaggatgaaaatcttcaagcCCTGGAGGACGCAAGCACAGAAATG GTTCGTCTGACAGACGACAAGGCCCAGAAGTTGATTAATTTAAACAACAAATTGGCGGATCTGCAAGGCAGATACGACAAAGCGAAAGTGAACGCCTTGCGTTGGGAAACTGCGGTACAGAGAATCAAGGAAACGACTGCAGCGAAGCATCTCGAATTGACTCAAGTTCGCGCATGTTGCTGGAATGTCTATCAGCAGATTTGCAGGCGCAAGGGGATTCCCGTAGAAGTGGATCGCGATGACGTTGAGCACCAATTGGTACACATCAAACGAACTATTCTGGAACTGAAACGGATCGTTCGGGTGGCTCGAAGGAAGGCGCAAACGGAAGCAAAGTCAAAGGATGCCTGA
- the LOC124406740 gene encoding coiled-coil domain-containing protein 63-like — translation MAFRSQPVQEEVELEVLAETELSRLKRQYRIMENDRATYAEDARLQLRNQQNMINQLEIEKAELMLGIKTATSGANSKKDEAMGEKLKCLLATRTKYKETIDNERQQINELEEQILKVSREVTRMKMIVQTDSQSKELAVKRNRMVNILENRLEVATKRFNMIVTDNKRFREEISSLLTERQQFNVLWLKLIGQLNTGKQVINDLIEQATVTFNMRDEELNKLHALRERGARDLKSHTSEMCELQRTLDNEWKLQEFLGVKGQYRDTGDLNTKKDAKRQNRHDEMQKKVADYTHILELIKQFTGEQEIDRLMTHFVKQEEENFALFSYVNELNDELEGLQARVGQLRVAIDEARALNTHRSEQQAQTLDRIAKQLEEQTSVAATAEKSLAECNDVIEKLLRGIEALFRAVRCDNSPILELLGDNSHVTTNNVMLYLGIIEKRITDLFNQVHWVDKARKAPSRLDESKKPRLKVPVLSQIAPTQPCALCVEKEELQNVSEGLEAPLTRQEATVKLQQRLEDDFSELLHNVSGCHLPAARKIMQRRYQ, via the exons ATGGCGTTCAGGTCGCAACCTGTGCAAGAGGAGGTGGAGCTGGAGGTTCTCGCCGAAACGGAACTGTCCAGGTTGAAACGGCAGTATCGAATAATGGAAAATGACAGAGCGACTTACGCGGAGGATGCGAGGCTGCAGCTGAGGAATCAGCAGAATATGATAAATCAGCTCGAGATTGAAAAGGCGGAGTTGATGCTCGGTATCAAAACCGCGACGTCGGGCGCCAACAGCAAAAAAGACGAAGCCATGGGAGAGAAACTCAAGTGTCTGCTCGCCACTCGTACGAAATACAAAGAAACCATCGATAACGAAAGGCAGCAAATAAACGAACTCGAGGAGCAAATACTCAAG GTCTCGCGAGAAGTGACGCGAATGAAGATGATCGTGCAAACGGATAGCCAGTCGAAAGAGCTGGCTGTAAAGCGTAACCGAATGGTAAACATCCTGGAGAACCGTTTAGAAGTAGCGACGAAGAGGTTCAACATGATCGTTACGGATAACAAGAGATTTAGAGAAGAGATCTCCTCGCTTCTGACCGAGAGGCAGCAATTTAACGTGCTCTGGCTAAAGCTAATTGGCCAGTTAAACACTGGAAAACAAGTAATCAACGATCTTATAGAACAGGCAACCGTTACCTTCAATATGAGGGACGAAGAATTGAACAAATTGCACGCGCTGCGCGAGAG GGGTGCAAGGGACCTCAAATCCCACACTTCGGAGATGTGCGAGCTCCAGCGAACGCTCGACAACGAATGGAAGCTGCAGGAATTTCTGGGGGTGAAAGGACAATACCGTGACACGGGTGATCTGAACACAAAAAAGGATGCGAAACGGCAAAACAGACACGATGAAATGCAGAAGAAAGTCGCCGATTACACTCACATCCTCGAACTCATCAAGCAATTCACTG GGGAGCAAGAGATCGACAGACTGATGACGCACTTCGTCAAACAAGAGGAGGAAAACTTCGCCCTGTTCAGCTACGTGAACGAGCTGAATGACGAACTGGAGGGTCTTCAGGCCAGGGTGGGTCAGCTGCGAGTCGCCATTGACGAGGCACGAGCCCTCAATACACACAGAAGTGAACAGCAGGCACAAACCCTCGACAGGATAGCGAAGCAGCTGGAGGAACAGACTTCCGTCGCAGCCACCGCGGAGAAGAGTTTGGCCGAG TGCAACGACGTGATCGAGAAACTCCTCCGTGGAATCGAGGCGCTGTTCCGTGCGGTCAGGTGCGACAATTCGCCCATCCTCGAACTCCTTGGCGACAATTCTCACGTGACGACGAACAACGTTATGCTCTATCTGGGGATCATCGAGAAACGAATCACCGACCTCTTCAATCAAGTTCACTGGGTCGACAAGGCCAGGAAGGCCCCGAGTCGACTTGACGAATCCAAAAAACCCCGGCTCAAAGTTCCCGTCTTATCCCAAATTGCTCCAACGCAACCTTGTGCTct GTGCGTGGAGAAGGAGGAATTACAGAACGTTTCGGAAGGTCTTGAGGCTCCGCTAACGAGGCAAGAAGCGACCGTAAAACTCCAACAACGTTTGGAGGATGATTTCAGCGAACTTTTGCACAATGTATCCGGCTGTCATCTGCCAGCCGCAAGAAAGATTATGCAAAGGCGTTACCAATAG
- the LOC124406739 gene encoding bicaudal D-related protein homolog — MLPRKEGQIAPYALEDMISDLQARRNSLDHVDDMAGDPIELLKQRERDLVLAAELGKALLERNQELTKQGEVLAEEYASKLESLEQERHLLRRRLEEAHDEGEVRALELQADLEALRNQLEEQGERARRAEREQAALVTELAAQNTRLADQLREANKQEEQLLAELRVLRDKCALRSTTLQDHVSSLEILRDEVQIVSAQRTELERRSLELREERARAVAALEEAEERALVLDRLGHEAEHRARKAERERDELAAALAALEAERRGRSGSIQKPPRSLQAEMECEESGSSLGEPEDLKAEVTRACKRMRELCAQLRRGEDDSGLQSDCDESMLVLANGADTEANCPGALSELTEELFRLALAGRGAPGELGLAVELHRVREELEHSRDQLKQTQDELRRRGESLLELTSKLSVCEAELRGVREERDRARGDIEDSALTKDEVLAQAYQVRDQAVARKNRAEVELARTRIDVLQANSQLMEAIQQKIELSQQLEQWQMDMQALLDEQVRSKLMPSSGPVSGNGDSSEMIVPARKKRSTSASKKIFGLF; from the exons atgttgcCGAGAAAAGAAGGCCAGATCGCGCCTTACGCCCTCGAAGATATGATCTCGGATCTTCAGGCACGCAGAAATTCTCTGGACCACGTCGACGACATGGCCGGGGATCCGATCGAGCTCCTGAAACAACGGGAACGGGATTTGGTCCTCGCTGCCGAACTTGGGAAGGCTCTTCTCGAAAGGAACCAGGAGCTCACTAAACAAGGAGAAGTCTTGGCCGAGGAGTATGCCAGTAAATTGGAG AGTCTGGAACAAGAGAGGCACCTCCTGAGACGAAGACTTGAGGAGGCTCACGACGAGGGCGAGGTGAGAGCACTGGAGCTGCAAGCCGACCTGGAGGCCCTTCGGAATCAGTTAGAAGAGCAGGGGGAGCGTGCACGACGTGCTGAAAGGGAGCAAGCAGCCCTGGTGACGGAATTGGCGGCCCAAAACACACGGCTTGCCGATCAGCTCCGGGAGGCAAACAAGCAGGAAGAACAGCTCTTAGCCGAGCTGAGGGTCCTCAGGGATAAATGCGCGCTGCGGAGCACCACGCTTCAGGACCACGTCAGCAGCTTGGAGATCCTCAGGGACGAG GTACAAATTGTCTCGGCCCAAAGAACTGAACTTGAGAGGAGATCCCTGGAGCTCCGGGAGGAAAGGGCGCGCGCTGTTGCGGCCTTGGAAGAAGCCGAGGAGAGAGCCCTCGTCTTGGATAGACTGGGTCACGAAGCTGAGCACAGAGCAAGAAAagccgagagagagag AGATGAGCTGGCTGCTGCATTGGCAGCCCTGGAGGCggaaagaagaggaagatCCGGATCCATACAAAAACCCCCGAGATCACTGCAGGCGGAAATGGAGTGCGAGGAGAGCGGAAGTTCTTTAGGAGAACCCGAGGATCTCAAAGCCGAAGTAACGAGGGCTTGCAAAAGAATGCGAGAACTCTGCGCTCAGCTCAGAAGAGGCGAAGACGACTCTGGCCTTCAAAGCGACTGCGATGAGTCCATGTTGGTCTTGGCGAACGGTGCTGATACTGAG GCAAACTGTCCCGGGGCGTTGTCGGAGTTGACGGAGGAGTTGTTCAGACTGGCATTAGCCGGACGAGGTGCTCCTGGAGAACTTGGCCTGGCGGTGGAATTGCACAGGGTACGAGAGGAGCTCGAGCATTCGAGAGACCAGCTGAAACAGACGCAAGATGAGCTCAGACGAAGAGGGGAATCGCTACTTGAGCTTACGAGTAAGTTGAGTGTATGCGAGGCCGAGCTTCGAGGCGTACGAGAGGAACGAGACAGAGCCAGAGGTGACATCGAAGACTCGGCACTCACCAAGGACGAGGTCCTAGCCCAGGCGTACCAGGTCAGGGACCAAGCTGTCGCCCGGAAGAACAGGGCGGAAGTCGAGCTGGCAAGAACGAGGATCGACGTGCTGCAGGCTAACAGCCAGCTGATGGAGGCTATCCAGCAGAAGATTGAGCTGAGTCAACAGCTCGAACAGTGGCAAATGGACATGCAAGCGCTTCTGGACGAGCAAGTTAGGAGTAAACTGATGCCGTCGAGCGGTCCGGTCAGCGGTAACGGGGACAGTTCGGAGATGATTGTTCCGGCTAGAAAGAAGCGCAGTACGAGTGCTTCGAAGAAGATTTTTGGACTATTCTGA
- the LOC124406540 gene encoding uncharacterized protein LOC124406540: MSGKNFTTFIPVCWIILRVCVDVGLGQETGQDNTWREWDYHPPHRKCKIRKLDNQLSSANLSQKNQCDYEPKSSDPPSWLQHQQSTLSQDFSVINWNVSTPRENFKLTLLMIPHVKNKTECACDPREDNNLLQNTPNDEDSSLSIKKDIPANGMFIDIFTGCYYFEMKNEEEKGWLWGPYFYNTTNPVHDPTFRCDYEDVSKVAIETNRTLPFNMTIASTCFRLNLMLWEIDKENLTEDGDFDLTTLPPSQRCEVEMIDSDTFKLTAVVCYHLFDMGNRYHGQPSMCQNQSNGPMRNNLTFRCLRNDTDLRLWSQVAFKNLTGGAWSVVVEWTGLKEGAVCHFAEFSQTYISILPGCDDYLNDFLQWTNAIEIGRTKLSCFRDNKKPAAGWTHLELASTSVAILLVSILLLWMFKFFRIRRGGNHVGNDVPFNTINPLLYKDNPKRILIIYTKGPSSFMEEMRSFRDKLKQRCGCPVYDLQSDEDNDLNVEFGSNEWIDRLLKHGCRVIWVDTPQFRLLVENDESRIRLDEDYTVDFRDTSIPFALATAKTLYQDPITQYRDHFIVRWTGFEVTDGPDDPLAVISPHTRFRLPEHFNELCSHLGVDPDFDFIR; this comes from the exons ATGagtggtaaaaattttacgacttTTATCCCCGTTTGTTGGATAATTCTCCGTGTGTGCGTTGATGTTGGGTTGGGCCAGGAAACCGGACAAGATAat ACTTGGCGAGAGTGGGACTACCATCCACCACACCGTAAGTGTAAGATTCGTAAATTAGACAATCAATTGAGTTCGGCAAATCTGAGCCAAAAAAATCAGTGTGACTATGAACCCAAGTCATCTGACCCACCTAGTTGGCTTCAGCACCAGCAGTCCACACTATCTCAAGATTTTTCTG TTATTAATTGGAATGTATCAACGCcacgagaaaatttcaaacttactCTACTAATGATACCACATGTGAAAAATAAGACGGAATGTGCTTGTGACCCTAGGGAAGATAATAATCTGCTCCAAAATACTCCTAACGATGAGGACTCATCATTGTCTATAAAA aaagATATACCTGCTAATGGTATGTTTATTGACATATTTACTGGCTGTTATTattttgagatgaaaaatgaagaagaaaaagggtggTTGTGGGGtccatatttttataacaccACGAACCCTGTTCATGATCCAACCTTCAGATGCGATTATGAAGATGTTTCAAAGGTGGCTATTGAAAC GAATCGGACATTACCCTTTAACATGACCATAGCTTCAACCTGTTTTCGATTGAATCTCATGTTGTGGGAAATTGACAAAGAAAACTTAACAGAAGATGGTGATTTTGATTTGACCACATTACCGCCATCGCAGAGGTGCGAAGTGGAAATG ATTGATTCTGACACATTTAAGCTTACTGCTGTAGTCTGCTACCACTTGTTTGACATGGGGAACAGGTACCATGGGCAGCCTTCAATGTGTCAGAATCAATCTAACGGCCCC ATGCGCAACAACTTGACTTTTCGATGCCTGCGCAATGACACAGACCTTAGACTTTGGTCGCAA GTGGCGTTTAAGAACTTGACTGGTGGTGCCTGGAGCGTTGTGGTCGAATGGACAGGACTGAAAGAAGGTGCAGTTTGTcattttgcagaattttcaCAAACATACATCTCGATACTGCCAGGGTGTGATGATTACCTAAATGACTTTCTACAATGGACAAATGCTATCGAAATTGGGAGGACCAAGCTAT CTTGTTTCCGAGATAATAAAAAACCTGCAGCTGGCTGGACTCATCTTGAGCTTGCATCAACTTCAGTTGCTATTCTCTTGGTATCAATATTGCTCCTTTggatgttcaaattttttcgaatccgaCGTGGAGGAAACCACGTGGGAAATGATGTACCCTTCAACACAATAAATCCATTACTGTACAAAGATAATCCCAAgagaattttaataatttacacAAAGGGACCGTCTTCGTTCATGGAAGAAATGAGATCTTTCAGAGATAAGTTAAAGCAAAGATGCGGTTGTCCG GTTTATGACTTGCAGTCAGACGAAGACAATGATTTAAATGTTGAATTTGGTTCCAATGAATGGATTGACCGCTTATTGAAACACGGCTGTAGGGTCATTTGGGTTGACACCCCACAATTCCGTTTGCTCGTGGAAAATGATGAGTCGCGTATAAGGCTAGACGAGGACTATACGGTTGACTTTCGTGATACTTCAATACCATTTGCTCTTGCTACAGCCAAAACTTTATATCAGGACCCAATCACACAATATCGCGACCACTTTATTGTCCG CTGGACTGGTTTCGAAGTGACTGACGGACCTGATGACCCACTTGCCGTAATCTCACCGCATACGCGTTTTCGGTTACCTGAGCATTTTAATGAACTGTGTTCACACCTGGGAGTTGATcctgattttgattttattcgaTAA
- the LOC124407815 gene encoding mediator of RNA polymerase II transcription subunit 21 has translation MADRLTQLQDTINQQAEHFCNSVGILQQYSMPTKFPGFDRIGTPQPHQTQEEYATLFATLIARCAKDIDTLIESLPSEDSSQELQVASLSRLEQENQDAAEQLEETVRQGEALLQRIQAALQDIAQSQLDMQNPAAPTIINTNLNPHINFKQENFGNINTIPSSNSHQPPDPSPNSMSQ, from the exons ATGGCGGATCGCCTGACCCAATTGCAAGACACGATAAATCAA CAAGCTGAACACTTCTGCAACAGTGTTGGGATCTTGCAACAATATTCTATGCCGACTAAATTCCCTGGATTTGACAGAATTGGAACACCACAGCCTCATCAGACACAGGAAG AATATGCGACTCTATTTGCTACGCTGATCGCCCGATGCGCCAAAGACATTGACACATTGATAGAAAGCCTTCCAAGTGAAGATTCTTCTCAGGAACTTCAAGTAGCTAGTCTGAGCAGGCTTGAACAAGAAAATCAAGATGCTGCGGAACAGCTGGAAGAAACTGTCAGACAGGGTGAGGCGTTGCTTCAAAGAATTCAAGCAGCCCTCCAAGACATTGCGCAAAGCCAGCTGGACATGCAAAATCCTGCTGCTCCAACAATAATCAATACAAATTTAAATCCacatattaattttaaacaaGAAAACTTTGGGAATATCAATACAATTCCTTCAAGTAATTCACATCAACCACCAGATCCATCGCCGAACTCTATGAGCCAGTGA